The Chitinibacter bivalviorum genomic interval CGAAACAACGGACGAAATCGCAGGCAGCCTCAAAGAATATGGAGTCCGCCCCTTAGAGCGCCTCGCCCAGTTGGGACTGCTTGATAGCCCGCTGATCGCAGCGCATATGGTGCACACCACCGACACTGAGATCGCCCTACTCACCCAAAAAGGCGTGCACATTGCGCACAATCCGGCCAGCAACCTCAAGCTCGCCTCAGGCTTTGCCCGCATTCACGATCAACTGGGCGCAGGCATCAACGTTGGTATCGGCACCGATGGTGCCGCCAGCAATAATAAGCTCGATATGTTCGCCGAAATGCGCCTCGCCGCCCTGCTCGCCAAAGGCCAGAGCGGCAACCCAGAAGCGATTCCTGCGTGGCAAGCATTGGAAATGGCCACGCTCAATGGCGCCATTGCATTAGGCCAGCTGGGACAAATTGGCAGCCTCGAAGTTGGCAAACAAGCCGACCTGATCGCAGTGAACCTTGCCGCATGCGGCACGCAACCATGTTACGATCCAGTATCGCATTTAGTTTATGCCGCAGACCGTAATCAGGTCAGCGACGTCTGGATTGCCGGTCGCGCCGTCTATCGTCAGCAGCAACACCAAACACTGAAGCTAGGCGAGATTGAATCCAAAACTCGTTACTGGCAACACAAAATCAAAGCAGGTATATCCTCAAAAGCCTTATAAGGATTAATGTTGTGACCAATACCCACGAAGAAAAAATTAATGTTGATGATGGCGAGATCGCCAAATTTTCAGCCCTCGCACACAAGTGGTGGGATAAAACCAGCGAATTCAAACCGCTGCATGAAATCAACCCGCTGCGCATTGGCTTTATTGATCAGCATGCTGGCATCAGCGGACTGAAAATCCTCGACGTTGGTTGCGGCGGCGGCATTTTGTCTGAAGGACTCGCCGAACGTGGCGCAGAGGTCACTGGCATCGATCTGGCGGAAAAATCACTCAAAGTCGCGCAACTGCATTTATTTGAATCGGGGCTCAAAGTCGATTACCGCAAAGTACCTGTCGAAGAACTTGCTGCTGCCGAGCCAGAAAGCTACGACGTCGTGACCTGCATGGAAATGCTCGAACACGTCCCCTCGCCCGCCAGCATTGT includes:
- a CDS encoding TRZ/ATZ family hydrolase codes for the protein MSIQILLPRWIIPIIPRHTVYSDYALVMNGERIIALQAKDEALAAYPQATITELPEHALLPGLVNLHAHSAMTLLRGFADDLPLMRWLNEHIWPAEGMHVSDEFVFDGSQLAIAEMIAGGTTSCNDMYFHHSAVARAALDAGFRMTIGCSILEFPTAFASNADDYIGKALKSRDEFLGETLVNFTLAPHAPYTVSDTTFGRIITLADQLNLSIHCHIHETTDEIAGSLKEYGVRPLERLAQLGLLDSPLIAAHMVHTTDTEIALLTQKGVHIAHNPASNLKLASGFARIHDQLGAGINVGIGTDGAASNNKLDMFAEMRLAALLAKGQSGNPEAIPAWQALEMATLNGAIALGQLGQIGSLEVGKQADLIAVNLAACGTQPCYDPVSHLVYAADRNQVSDVWIAGRAVYRQQQHQTLKLGEIESKTRYWQHKIKAGISSKAL
- the ubiG gene encoding bifunctional 2-polyprenyl-6-hydroxyphenol methylase/3-demethylubiquinol 3-O-methyltransferase UbiG translates to MTNTHEEKINVDDGEIAKFSALAHKWWDKTSEFKPLHEINPLRIGFIDQHAGISGLKILDVGCGGGILSEGLAERGAEVTGIDLAEKSLKVAQLHLFESGLKVDYRKVPVEELAAAEPESYDVVTCMEMLEHVPSPASIVEACARLVKPGGWVFFSTLNRNAKAYMLAVVGAEYVLNMLPRGTHDYDKFIKPSELARMTRTVGLDTVALTGMTFNPLTQVYKLTDDTDVNYIVATRKGL